The Bifidobacterium bifidum ATCC 29521 = JCM 1255 = DSM 20456 region TCATATGCAGTGGCTTGGCGACACCGTCGAGCAGATCGCCACCGAGAAGGCCGGTATCATAAAGCCGAACTGCACCGCCATCATCGGGCCGCAGCCGCATGAGGAGCGGGTCATGCCGATTCTGATGGAGGCCGCCGAGCGCAACCATGCGACGCTGATACGCGACGGCTATGAGATGGAGGTCACGGACCGCGTGCCTGCGGTCGGCGGCCAGATCGCCACGCTGCACACACCGAACGGGGTGTACGAGCAGGTGCCGATCGCCAAGTTCGGCGAGCACCAGGCACACAACGCGCTCGCCGCGCTCGCTGCCGCGGAGGCGGTCATCCCGGTCAACGGGCCGTTGAACGGCGACCTGGTCGGGCAGGCGCTGCAGGGCGTCAAGGTGCCCGGCCGCATAGAGCAGATCCGCACGTCGCCGACGATCATCCTTGACGGCGGACACAACGTGAACGCGGCCGAGGCGCTGCGCAAGGCCATCGAGGAAAGCTACGACTTCACACAGCTGGTCGGCGTCGTCGCGATGATGGGCGACAAGCAGGTGGAGGAGTATCTCGGCGTGCTGGAGCCGATCCTGAGCCAGGTCGTCGTCACCGAGAACTCGTGGCGCGACCGCGTCATGCCGGCCGAGGAACTGGAGAAGATCGCCGTCCAGGTGTTCGGCCGCGACCGTGTCATCCGCGAGGACAGCCTGCCAGACGCCATCCAGAAAGCGGTCGACATGGTGGATGTCGAGGATGAGACCGGAGTCGGCTACGGCCGTGGCGTGCTGGTCTGCGGCAGTTTCGTCACCGCCGGAGACGCGCGCACGCTGCTCAAGGAGCGGATGAACGCCGACCTCGCCAAGCCGAAGGCCGAGCGTGTCAATCCCTCGGTGGGCGAGCCCGAGCCGCGCACCGGCGCCGGAGACCCTGCACGGTCCGGGGTGGAATCGGACGCCGACACGGACTTCGCCACCGATGCGAACCCCGATTTCAACGAGAACGACTTCGGCGATTTCGGCTTTGACAAGGCCGCCAAGGAGGCTGCCAAGGAGGCCGCCAAGGAGGCGGATGCCGCCGACGGCGGTCCCAAGGGCGGACAGGCCTAGTCGACATGTATCTCAAGGAACTCACGCTGCGCGGCTTCAAATCGTTCGCATCTGCCACGACGCTGCGATTCGAGCCGGGCATCACCGCGGTCGTCGGTCCGAACGGTTCCGGCAAGTCGAACATCGTCGACGCGCTCACCTGGGTGATGGGTGAACAGGGCGCGAAGAACCTGCGCGGCACGTCGATGGAGGACGTGATCTTCGCGGGAACGTCCTCCCGCCCGCCACTCGGCCGCGCACAGGTGAGCCTGACGATCGACAACACCGACCACACGCTGAACATCGACTACAGCGAGGTGACGATCAGCCGCACCATCTTCCGCAACGGGGGTTCCGAATACGCGATCAACGGCTCGGCCTGCCGTCTGCTCGACATCCAGGAGCTGTTGAGCGACACCGGGCTCGGGCAGCAGATGCACGTGATCGTCGGGCAGGGGCGGCTGGACGCGATTCTGAGGGCCGATCCCAGCGGCCACCGCGCGTTCATCGAAGAGGCCGCGGGCATCCTCAAGCACCGCAAGCGCAAGGAACGTGCGCTGCGCAAGTTGGCGAACACCGAAACGAACCTGTCGCGGCTCGACGACCTGCTGAGCGAGATACGACGGCAGCTCGGGCCGCTTGGCCGGCAGGCGCGTATCTCGCGCAGGGCCGACAGCATCCAGGTGACGTTGCGCGATGCGCAGAGCCGCCTGTACGCCGACGATGCCGTCGCCGCGATGGCGAAGCGCGACGCGGTGCGCGGCGAGCTGGCTTCGGTGCGTCACGACCTGCAGGCCGCGCAATCGGAGCTCGCCCGGGTCAAGGTGCGCATCGAACAGATCGAATCGCTGAGCGCGCAATCCAGCCCGGCACTCGCGCGAATCAACCAGACCTGGCATGAGATGTCTCAGATACAGGAACGGCTGAAATCGTTGTCCTCACTGGCCGGCGAACGCGGACGGTCGCTGCTCGGGCAGCTGGTGACCTCTCTCGGCGAGGACCCCGACATGCTGAACAAGCGGGCGGAGGAACTGGAATCGCAGGCGCGGCGGCAGTCGGAGACAGTCAACGACATGCGCATCGCGCTCGACAAGGCGATACAGGAGCGCGCCGACGACGAGAAAAAACTCGCCTCGGTGCGGCAGACCCTGGCGGAGCTGCGCAAAAGCGCCCAGCAGCGCGACTTGCAGATCGCGAACCTCAACGCGCTGATCGCCCGCGAGGAGGCGGCCGCCGAACTTGCAGACACACGCGCCAAGGATTTCACCGCGCAGCGCGAAACACTTCAGACCCAGTTGTCGCAGGCGCGCTCGCAGTGCGAGTCGTTGGAACGCGAGGCCGACAACGGCGACGATGACGGCGGCAAGGCGCTGGAACAGGCGCGGGCCGATCTCGCCAAGCGGCAGGAGGCGCTTGACGACGCGCTCGCGCGGCAACGGGACGTCGACGGTTCGATCATCACGCTGCAGGCCAAAGCCGACGCGCTGCGCGACACGCTGGAATCGCGCAACGCCTCCGGCGCTCTCGAACAGGACGATCAGGTGGCCGCGATGGGGCGGCTCGCCGATTTCATCCACGTCGAGGAAGGCTGGGAGGAGGCCATCGCCCACGCGCTGGACGCGTTCTCGGGCGCCATCGTGGTGCCGGGGGAGCGCAACCTCCTGCATGCGCTGCGCAAGGCGAAGCAGGATCGTCTGGGCAAGGCCGTGCTCGTGATGTCCGACGCGGCTGAAAGCGGTGCCGGTGCCCCGGAACAGGTGGCCGTCGCTGAGGAGAACGATGGTTCGCCATATCGGACGCCGTGTGCGGCCGGCACGATGGTGTCGGCGAATCCGGATGCACCGGACCCGGGCCGAGCCGCGGGGGTCGTCGGCGCGGTGCGGCTGCTGCTCAACAACGTCGTCGCGGTCGAGACGATGGATGAAGCCGTGCGGATGGTCCGCGACGGCGGATGGGCGCAGGCCATCACCCGCGACGGGGAGGTCGTCAACCCGGTGGGTGCCGTGGGCGGTTCATCACTGTCGCAAAGCGATCTGTCCTTGGCGGCGAGGCGGGATAAGGCGCTGAAGCGGATTACGGTGCTGCAAGGGCAGCTGGACGACATCACGCGGCAGGTTGGCGAGGCCCGTCAGCGGCGGGACCAGGGGCGAGTGCTGGTCGACAAGGAATCGCAGCGGCGCATTCAGGCCAAGCTCAAGTCCGAACAGGCCGCGAAGGCGTTGCAATCGGCCGAGTCGCGGATGAAGGGCGTGGAACGTCAGGTCGCGGCGATCGAGGAGAAGCTGCGCGGCAGTGTCGAGGAACGCCGGAGCCATCAGTTGAAGCTCGACGATTTGCGGCGGGCGCTCGCCGCGATCCGGGATTCCGGCGCGGAACATGCCGACGTCGACGAGCTGGGGGAGCGCGAGCATCGGCTGGAAGCCGCGTTGAACGCTACCCGCGAGCATGAGGTCACCGCGAAGATCGCGTGGACGGAGGCGGAACGCAAGGTCGAGTCGTTCAAGCGGCAGGCCGGGCTGTTGCGCGACAACGCCGCGGAGGCCACGCAACGACGCGCGCGCATCGAGGCCATGAACGAGCGTCGCAAGGCGCAGGCCGCGCACGCGCAGCGCATCGCCGACGATGCCGCGCAGGTCGCCTCCCTGGTGGCGGCGAGCATCGACGATGTGATCGCCAAGCGCGAGGCGCTGCAGGCCGAGGCATCGAGCCACGACGCGGAGCTGAAGACGCTGCGGGCGCAGCGCGATGGCATCGAGCCGAAGGTCGCGGGACTGCAGCGGCGTGAACACGAGCTGGATGTGGATCGCGAACGATTGGCCGGGGAATTCGGGCAGTTGACGCAGAAGGTGTCGGATGACCTGGGACTTTCCATCGACGAGCTCACCCGCGATTTCGGCCCCGAGCGGCCGGTGCCCGTGCTGGACGAGAACGGGCGTCCCGTGCCGCGTGCGGACGCTTCTGAACCTGAATCCGAGTCCGAACCAGGCTCCGAATCTGACGGAGGCGACGACCCGAGCCGGTTCGAAACCGTTCCGTATGACCGTGCGGAACAGCGCAAGAGGCTGGAGAAGGCGAAGCGCGACCTCGCCGCGCTCGGCAAGGTCAATCCGTTGGCCGGCGAGGAATACGACGCGCTTGAGACCCGCAACCAATACCTGAACGACCAGCGCAACGACGTGGTCAAATCTCGCGATGATCTGATGAAGCTCATCAGGGATCTGGATTCCACGATGGTGAGCGTGTTCAAATCCGCGTTCGATGATACCGCCGCCGCGTTCGAGAAGATGTTCGCCACGCTGTTCCCCGGCGGTACCGGCCGTTTGCGTCTCGACGACCCCGATGACCTGCTTGCCACGGGTGTCATCGTCGAGGCGAGCCCGGCCGGCAAACGCGTCAAGCAGCTGAGCCTGTTGTCCGGCGGGGAGCGGTCCCTGACCGCGCTGGCGCTGCTGTTCGCGATCTTCACCGCGCGGCCGAGCCCGTTCTACGTGATGGACGAGGTGGAGGCCGCGCTCGACGACGTGAACCTGACCCGCCTTATCAACGCGTTCAACGAACTGCGCGAACACGCCCAACTCATCATCATCACCCACCAGCAGCGTACGATGTCGATCGCCGACGCGCTGTACGGCATCACGATGCGCTCCGACGGCGTCACCGCCGTAGTCAGCCAGAAACTCAGCCGCTGACCCCACATCGAAGACCACCCTCCGGCGCTGCGCGCCACCTCCCGTCAGCGGGAGGATTACCGATTGCCGACCCGCTGGCGGGAGGTGTCGGCCGTAGGCCGACTGGGGGTGGCCGTGCATCCGGGGATGTGGCTGTTGCTCCGCCCGACCGACCTTTTTCGCCTGCGCCGACTCTAGCGGCGGATGGCCTTGGCCCAGCTGACGGTGTCCTCCACGAGGACGGCCTGGGCGTCGATGATCGGCAGCTGAGGCAGCGGGAACGCCTCGTTGAGCACGGAGAGCTCGGTGCAGCCGAGCATCAGCGTATCGCAACGGCACGTGCCGGCCGGATCGAGCATCGCCTGCAGCACCGACTCGTAGCGCTGCAGATTCAGGTCGCCGGTTCCCTTCACGTCGTCGTAGATCAGTGACGTGATGCGCTCCTGCAACTCGTCGTCCGGCTCGACGAAGGTGTAGCCGGCCTCCTCGACGGCCTGACGGTACACGCCCGAAGCCCGCGAGCCCATCGTGCCGAGGAATCCGACGCGGTGGAAACGCTCCTTGGGGTATTGCCCGGCCATGTGCGCGACGGCGCCGCGCGGCATGTGCAGGATCGGCACCGGCGTCAGCGACTGGAAATGATCGTAGAAGTAATGCGCGGTGTTGCAGGTGAGCACGATGAAGCTCGCGCCCATCGCGGTCGCCTTGTCGATGTCGTCGGCGATTATCGGGAACGGGTCATCGTCGGACTGCCCGATGATGAACGCGGTCCGGTCGGGCACGGCCGCGTCGTTGAACACGACGTAGTCGAGGAACTCCTGGTCGCTGTGGGCGTGCGTCTCACGGTTGACCAACCGGATATAGCTTTCCGTGGCCAGCGTGCCCATGCCGCCCAATACCGCAAAAAATGGTCGTCTCATAAATGTCGCCGTCGATTCCGAAAAGTCAGTCGTTCTTGCCGAGATACGTGTCGTAGTTCTTCGCGGTCAGCCGGTGCAGCCTCCACAGCAGCAGCCGGCGCCTGAACGACAGGTCCCGCCCGTAGCGCAGCGTCCAGCCGGATTTGCCCGCCTTGTGCAGCGCGATTCCGCGGTCAAGCGCCTCCCCCGGCTCCGCGTACTTCTTGAGCGTCGAGAACGGCACCTCCAGCAGCATGCTGTCACCGCGGCCGATGACCGTGTCGCCCTCCATCGGGTTGCCGAGCACCAGGTCGTCGACGAAATACTCGGCCAGATTGAAGCCGTTAAGCGTCACGAAGAAGTTCGTGCGGCCCTGGCGCAAGTTGATTTCGAACAGCTTGTACTCTCCGTCGCGCGGGTCGAACTTGATGTCGAAGTTCGCGACGCCCTCATATCCGATGCTTTCCAGGAAGCTCTTGATCTTCAGGCAGAATCCCTCGTTGTAGTCGGGGATGATCGCCGCGTAGTTGCCGATGGCCTCCGGCGTCGGGTCGGCGAGCAGCACGTGGCCGAGCACCATCATGCGCACATGGTGGTCATGGTCGACGTAGGCGTTGAGCACGCGCATGTTGGCGTCGGAGCCGGGGATGAAGTCCTGGATGATCAGCTCGGAGCCGTAGCCGGCGCCGTAGATCGCGGAGACGACATGGGCCAGCTCCTCGGGCGTGTGCAGAATGAACGCCTTCTTGCGTCCGGGGAAGTCCACGTGCAGGTATTCGACGCTGTTCGCCGGCTTGACGGCCACGGGGAAGCCGAACGGCAGGTCGTGATACTTGCCGGCCGCGGCACCGGCCTTGTCCAGAACGAACGTGAGCGGGTGCGGCAGGTCATACTGGGCGCACAGCTCGTAGAAGGAGGTCTTGTTGCTCAGACGGTCGTGCAGGTCGGCATCGACCGACACGAACGTGAAATACGGCTTCAGCTCGTCCTTGTACCGGCTCAGCAGCTCGCTGTAGTCGTCACCGCACGCGATGAGCAGGAACGTGGTGTCGGGTCGCTCGGACGTGAGCCGGCGACCGGCCTCGACCATGTGACGGCGGAAGGATTCCGGCTCGGTGAAGTCCGCGAAGAACGTCGGCTCCATAATCGAACTGAATTTGGTGACGGAAAGCTGCATACGGCCGTATACCAGCGATTTCAGGCCATACGCGCTGTGGAACGCGCGGGCCATCGCGTAGGCGCAGGTTTCACTGCCGAGTAGTACAGGCTGGAAAGCCGTCATTATCGATCCTTCTGTTGGACGTTCACGATTGCTTATGACATTCTACATACTCCGTGTGGCGATGGGAGGCCGTTTCGTGCGCAGAGTGCGAAGATGCGGTCACGCGGGCCGTTGCCCCTGGCGCGGGGGGACGATACATTGAAATAAGACGTATTCTCCCGATGGAACGAGGTTGGTCATGGAAGAGACGACGGCACGGGGATTCGCGGAACTTCGTGAGGCGTTGGCGTCCCGCACCGGGACGCGGCCGGAGGACTGGTTCCCGGTCTTCAAGGCACGGTACGGCATGCAGGTGGCGTTCGACGCAGTGAGGTCGGTTCGTGGCGACGGCTCGGTGCTCACCCAGCTGTTCACCTGCTGCACGGCGGTCGATCCGATTGTTGTGAGCGGGCTGAGACCGCGGTATGCGGATGTGGGCGCCGACACGATGGGCATTGACGTCGCCAAGGTGGAGTCCATGCCGCTGGGGAGCGACGAGCAGGTGCATGCGATGGTGATGCAGCATACGTTTGGCGCGATCGATGAGGACTCGTCCCGGCGGCTGGCCGCGCTGGCGGGGGAGATGGGGGCGTTGCTCGTCGAGGATTGCGCCCACTGCGTGACCCGCATGGCCCGTGATGCTGCGGGATGGCCGTTGGCCGACATTTCCGTGCACTCGTTCGGCGTGGAGAAGATGCTGCCGACCAGATTCGGCGGCGCCATCTGGGTCAATCCGCGGCTGCGTGAGCGGGATGCGGCGCTGGACGCCGAGACCCGAGGCCGGCTCGCCGCGCTGGAGCAGCCGTCCCATCATCTGGATACGGTCACGAAACTGTATATCAACGAGAACCGCGTGCTGTCGCGTCTGGGCGGATTCGGCGGGTGGATGCGTGAGCGACTCACCGCTTCGGGCTGGTATGAGCCGCCGATTTCCGACAAGGAGCGTCGCGGCGCACTGGAATATGAGCCGATGACGGTGACGCCGTGGATCGCACAGCAGGCGGTGGCCGGCATCTCCGCGCTCGACGCCAATGAGAATGGGCGGCGCGCGGTCGTGACCATGTATCGCGAGGCTTTTGCGGGCGTCGACGGGTTGGACGTTCCGGCAGTGGCGATGAACGGCGAGGCGCAGCCGCTGTTGCGGTTCCCGTTGTTCGCGCGGGATACCGAGGCGGCGGAGCGCATCATCGCCGCAGCGCGGCAGGCGGGTGGCTACGCCGAACGCTGGTACCGCCCCGAACTGTTCCCCGGCGTGACCGATCCGGCCGCCTATGGGCTCGACACGTTGGACCGCTCCACCGTGCCGGTCAGCGACCGTCTGGTCTCCACCGCGCTATGCCTGCCCACCGAACTGGGTGAAGACGCGGTTCGCCGCGTCATCGACGCCGTCCGCGCCGCCGTCTGACCACCGGCACGTCTGACCGCCCTCTGGCGCGCGCAGCGGGTGTTCAGACGTCTCACCCCGTTGCACCGCGCCGGGAATCTTACTTCTTGAGGGTGTTCTTCAGTGATTTGGCGAGCTTGAGGGAGCTGTAGAAGGCCTTCTTGATCGGCACGTCACGCCCGGCGGCCACCGGGGTGATTTCCTCGGTGAACTTGCACTTGAATTCGTTGAGGCCGTTGAGGCTCGGTGCCAGCTCGGAGCCGATGCCCATCAGATCGTATTCGGTGATGCCCTGCGAGCCAAGGATGCAGCACTCGGTGTACAGCAGCTTGTCGGTCACGTGCAGGCGCATCACGTCGTTGCGCATGCCGGCATAGTAGCGTACCGCGTGCGTGCCGTTGACGGTCACGATTGACCATGCCACCACGCGGCCCTCGATGCGGGCCGCGAACACGCGGCAATGATCCGCGCCCAGCGCCTCGATCATGTCGGAGTAGTCGGTGATCGGAGCGGGCGTGAATCCGTCGCGCTTGCCGGTCTCCACCATCACGTCGTAGTATTCCGCGAAGTCGGCGATCGCCTGCTTCGTCTCGTCGGCGATGTCGGCCGGGCATTCGCGCAGCGACTTGCGTACGTCGCGGCGGCCGCGACGCTTCATGCGACTCAGGATCGCATCGTCGCCGCCGGTCACGTCGATCACCACGGTCTGGTCGTACGGCACGGTCGACAGCACCGGCACGGTGCCGTCGGTGAACCACGTGTCGATGCGGATGAACGCCACGTGCCTGTCCGCTCGGTGCACTTCGGCGGCGATCGCGTCGATGGCCTCGCGTTCCAGCGCCTCGTCCGGCTTGACGATCCAGACCGGGCCGTGCATCGAACGCAGGTAATGGTATCCGTGCGTCTCCATGTCGATGAACGCGATGAACGCGACGGTCTCGCCGTCTCGCTGGATCAGGTACACGCCCCAAGGAGTGCGGCCGGGGATGTCCGCCTGGAAGCGTGCCCACACGTCGGTCTGTTCGATCGGCAGCGTCACGCCGGCATCGGCCGCCGCCTGTTCCATTTGCTGGTAGTCGGTTTTCTGTAACGTAATCATGCTTGTCTTGCTTGTCTTTCTATCGGTTCGTGCGCTTTGGCGGCTCAGGCGAACATGCGCTCGACGATGCGGTCGTCGCCCTCGAACGGCACGTGCTTGTTGTGGTCCTTGATCCAGCGTTCGTCACCCTTGCCGATGATGAGGATGATGTTGAACCGGTCGGCGTGCGCTCGGGCGTCGTAGATCGCGTTCGTGACGGCGGTCGGGCGGTCGGAGATGACGGTGGACGCGATGCCGGGCACGGTGATGTACCGTTGCATCTCCGTGCAGATGTCGATGAACGGTTCGGTGTCCGTGTCCTCGGCGGTGAAGATGAAGCTGTCGATGCGATGCTGCGCCGCTTCGACGATCTCCTTGCGCCGGTCGTACGCCTTGTTGCCGGCCGAGCCGGTGACAAGCGTGATGCGCGGGTGCTGCGAGCCGAACCGCTCGTCGACGAAATCGAGCAGCGCGGTCACGGAGGCGTAGTTGTGCGCGTAGTCGACGATCGCCAGCGTGTTGGACTGCGGGTCGTGGAACTGCTCCATGCGGCCGGCGATGCGCACCGGCTCCATCGCGTGCGTGGCTGCGGCGTCGGCGGTCAGGTCGATTCCGGCGGCATGCGCGATGGCCAGCGCCGCTGCCGCGTTGGCGTAGTTGAAGTCGCCGTCCAACGCCAGACGGAACTCGCCGAGATCAGCGCCGTCTGCGGCGATACGGTAGGCGCTGTGCTCGGCGTTCGCCGGGCTTGCGGTGACATCGGCGGCATCGGATCCGGCGGGGCTCTGCCCGTCCAGCAGCTCGAACGTGGTGACCGGCACGCCGGCGTCCGCCGCGTCCTGACGCAGCAGGTCGGCATGATCGCTGGCCGCGCCGAGCACCAGCGCACGGCTGTTGCGCACGATCTGGCGCTTGCAATACAGGTAATCCTCGAACGTCGGATGCTCGATCGGGCTGATATGGTCGGGGGAGATGTTCAGGAACGTGGCCACGTCGAACGTCAGCCCGTACACGCGCTCGACCTTGTACGCCTGCGAGGAGACCTCCATGACGAGGTACTTCATGCCGTTGTCAGCGGCCTCTCGCATCATGCGGAAAGCGTCCATCGACTCGGGCGTGGTCAGGTCGGACTCGACGTACGTGTGCCCGTCCAGGCAGTTGTCCACGGAGGAGAACAGCGCTGCCTTGCCGTGCGAGTGGGCGTTCAGCACGGCCTGGGTGAAGTACGCGGTCGTGGTCTTGCCCTTGGTGCCGGTGATGCCGACCACGGTCAGCTCGTCCTGCGGGCGTCCGTAGAACTCCGCGGACAGCAGGCTCATGGCCTTGCGCGCGTCATTGACGATCAGGCCGGGTGCGCCGGTCTCTGCCGAAAAATCGGTGTCGGCCACGTATGCGGCCAGCCCGCGCTCGTCGATGTCATGCAGATACTCGGCCTTGAACCGCCCCTTGCAGCACAGCAGCGTGCCCTCGCGCACGTCCCTCGTGTCATAGGTGATCGCCGAAAAAGCGGTGTCAGCCCCTTCGATGTCGTGCGCATCAAGCGTCCAACGATCCGCGCGGATGATCTCCCGAAGCAGACCGTGCCGCTTGAGCAGTTGCGCCGCCGATGCCAACGTTACCGTCATACCAAAACCTTTCCTCATGGTGCCGCTGTCATTGTACAAGCCCGACGACCGCGGGAACGATATGCGCGACATGTGCTGATAAGTCCATCACAAAACCGTGCCCACGCTCACAATTTCACCGCACGTCTTGCATACAATAGTGAGCGTGACCGACGAACAGCAACCGAACGAGACCACGGCGCAGGCGCGAGCGAGATTCGAGAAGCTCGCCATGCCCGCGGTCAACGCGCTGTACCGCCAGGCGATGAAGCTCACCAACAATCCCGATGATGCCCAGGACCTTGTGCAGGACACGTTCGAACGCGGGTTCAAGGCGTTCGACAGTTTCGAGGACGGTTCGAACTTCGAGGCGTGGATGACCACCATCGAGCGCAACGCATACTTCAACCAGTACGCGAAGGCGAAGCGGCGGCCGCAGCGGGCCAACGACTCCACCGGCGAATACGACGACTGGGACATCTACGCGGCGTCCGAGCACTCCTCGGAGGGGCTGAAATCCGCGGAGCAGGAGTATCTGGACGCCTTCGCGCCGCAGGAGATCATGGCGGCGCTCGCAAAACTCCCGCCCGAGCGCCGGCAGGTGTTCATTGACGCAGCCATCGACGGCAAGTCGTACCAGCAGGTCGCCGACGAGCAGGGCGTGAAGATCGGCACGGTGATGAGCCGCCTGAACCGTGCGCGCACCCAGTTGAAACGCGAACTGTCATCGTACGCGCTGGCGCATGGATACGGCGACGCCCGCAAGCAACTGCCAAGTTCACCGTCCGCGAACTCCAGATCCCCGGTGAGCGTTCATAATGGAGATGACGGAATGCGATCCGTTGCGACGAGCGAAAGGAGCAGGCGTGAGTGACCCTATTGAGCGGCACAGCCATATTTCCATCACACGGCAGACGCCTGTGGGCATCGTCCATGCGGATATGCATATCACATCGGTGGAGATTTCGGGCATGCCCGGTGACATGGGCGATGATCTGGTCGGGGACTGTTTCGACCCGGATTCGTGTTGCGACGAGCATGAGAAGGCGATGATCGCGGCGCTGCGTGCGTATCTGCGGCCCGAGGTCGCGCCGGAATGTCTGCTGGCGCGGTTGCGCGACACGCTTGACCGCTGCTGCTGCGAGGATGGCGGGAATGCTGCCGGTGCCGTCGACGAGCCGGGACGGTCCGCGCAACCCGCGCAGCCTGTACGCGGCGCTGCGGTCGTGTCCTGAGACGCGATTTCGGCTTGGGCCCCTGTCTCGAAGCTCGGCAAGCAGGATAAAACGGGCCTGCATAATAAAACGGAATAATAAGATAACAAACGGGTCTGCCCGGCTTTCGCTGGGACAGACCCGTTGTCGTCTGTTATGACACCGCCGTATATGGCGATGTCTCGCGGCGTGGAATCACGCCGTCAGGCAAGAATCAGGCGTTCGGCCTTTTGCCGTGGTTGGCGGCCTTCTTGCGACGATCCTTGCGCTTGCGTCCGCGCATGCCCATGATGGACTCCTTTACTACGATTAATAAGCCTTGGGAATTATCACATACGGGGTAGACGTTGTGCAAGTGGCGAATTGTCACCAGCCGTAGGACGGCCGGGTGCCGGTCACTTGACCGTCACCTCGTAGCGTACCACGGTCGTGACGCTCTTGCCGGGCTCTATCACGGTCAGGTGGTCGCCGCTGCGGAACGCGTTGGCCGGGGCGGTCATCGGTTCGACGGCGATGCCGTTCGGATGCTGGTCGAACGGGGCGCCGGTGGCCGTGTAGCATTGCCACGCGTTGATGGTCTCGTCGCCGACCAGCTTGATCTCCATGCCATCGGGGCGGGTGAACACGGTCGTTGTCGTGCCGTCGTCGGCGCGGTGGACGTCCACCCAGGCGTCGTCGAACGCGCGTCCGTCCAG contains the following coding sequences:
- a CDS encoding lipid II:glycine glycyltransferase FemX → MITLQKTDYQQMEQAAADAGVTLPIEQTDVWARFQADIPGRTPWGVYLIQRDGETVAFIAFIDMETHGYHYLRSMHGPVWIVKPDEALEREAIDAIAAEVHRADRHVAFIRIDTWFTDGTVPVLSTVPYDQTVVIDVTGGDDAILSRMKRRGRRDVRKSLRECPADIADETKQAIADFAEYYDVMVETGKRDGFTPAPITDYSDMIEALGADHCRVFAARIEGRVVAWSIVTVNGTHAVRYYAGMRNDVMRLHVTDKLLYTECCILGSQGITEYDLMGIGSELAPSLNGLNEFKCKFTEEITPVAAGRDVPIKKAFYSSLKLAKSLKNTLKK
- a CDS encoding UDP-N-acetylmuramoyl-L-alanyl-D-glutamate--2,6-diaminopimelate ligase, encoding MTVTLASAAQLLKRHGLLREIIRADRWTLDAHDIEGADTAFSAITYDTRDVREGTLLCCKGRFKAEYLHDIDERGLAAYVADTDFSAETGAPGLIVNDARKAMSLLSAEFYGRPQDELTVVGITGTKGKTTTAYFTQAVLNAHSHGKAALFSSVDNCLDGHTYVESDLTTPESMDAFRMMREAADNGMKYLVMEVSSQAYKVERVYGLTFDVATFLNISPDHISPIEHPTFEDYLYCKRQIVRNSRALVLGAASDHADLLRQDAADAGVPVTTFELLDGQSPAGSDAADVTASPANAEHSAYRIAADGADLGEFRLALDGDFNYANAAAALAIAHAAGIDLTADAAATHAMEPVRIAGRMEQFHDPQSNTLAIVDYAHNYASVTALLDFVDERFGSQHPRITLVTGSAGNKAYDRRKEIVEAAQHRIDSFIFTAEDTDTEPFIDICTEMQRYITVPGIASTVISDRPTAVTNAIYDARAHADRFNIILIIGKGDERWIKDHNKHVPFEGDDRIVERMFA
- a CDS encoding sigma-70 family RNA polymerase sigma factor; this encodes MPAVNALYRQAMKLTNNPDDAQDLVQDTFERGFKAFDSFEDGSNFEAWMTTIERNAYFNQYAKAKRRPQRANDSTGEYDDWDIYAASEHSSEGLKSAEQEYLDAFAPQEIMAALAKLPPERRQVFIDAAIDGKSYQQVADEQGVKIGTVMSRLNRARTQLKRELSSYALAHGYGDARKQLPSSPSANSRSPVSVHNGDDGMRSVATSERSRRE
- a CDS encoding 50S ribosomal protein bL37 — its product is MGMRGRKRKDRRKKAANHGKRPNA